A genomic segment from Limosilactobacillus sp. encodes:
- a CDS encoding ASCH domain-containing protein, whose product MKALSIRADYAMEIFRGTKTIEYRTWSTNYRGDLLICGTAKKVHGGVPGHAICVVRLVDVIQYGNRDCGWQLAPFGPGGSYWIQPLPVKGQLGLFNVADELVRRAPVVDPTSPGAHQWFQQAIAPLIY is encoded by the coding sequence ATGAAGGCTCTTTCGATTCGTGCCGATTATGCAATGGAGATTTTCCGCGGTACCAAAACCATCGAGTACCGAACCTGGTCAACCAATTACCGTGGCGATTTATTAATCTGTGGAACCGCCAAAAAAGTTCATGGTGGCGTCCCCGGCCACGCGATCTGTGTCGTTCGCTTAGTCGATGTTATTCAGTACGGCAATCGTGATTGCGGCTGGCAGCTCGCCCCCTTTGGTCCCGGCGGCTCCTACTGGATTCAGCCCCTCCCCGTTAAGGGACAATTGGGCCTTTTTAACGTCGCCGACGAATTAGTCCGGCGCGCCCCGGTTGTCGACCCCACATCCCCAGGCGCCCACCAATGGTTCCAGCAAGCAATTGCACCGCTGATCTATTAG
- a CDS encoding LapA family protein, with product MKKQSTLIVSIILLIVFVIFALLNTATVKVNLLFGTVKTPLVLLILICMLIGALIIYLLSWTNHLKVTKELKALRESKVSPKEVAKLRQQIDRLQKENARLKAPAAAKPITTHPAESSQPAKSAQP from the coding sequence GTGAAAAAGCAATCAACCCTGATCGTTTCGATCATTCTTTTAATCGTCTTCGTCATCTTTGCCCTCCTCAACACGGCCACCGTCAAAGTCAACCTGCTCTTTGGCACGGTCAAGACGCCACTGGTTCTCCTGATCTTGATCTGCATGCTGATCGGGGCACTGATCATCTACCTCCTCTCCTGGACCAACCACCTCAAGGTCACCAAGGAACTCAAGGCCTTGCGTGAATCCAAGGTCTCACCAAAGGAGGTCGCCAAGCTTCGTCAGCAAATCGACCGCCTGCAAAAGGAAAACGCCCGACTCAAGGCACCGGCAGCGGCCAAACCGATAACCACTCACCCGGCTGAATCCAGTCAGCCCGCGAAGTCTGCTCAACCATAA
- the prmA gene encoding 50S ribosomal protein L11 methyltransferase translates to MDWTAITVVTSSEAVEAVSYILTNEGAQGVQIDDAADFAKLKPGRYGDHGEIIDPQEIPHRKSGAAVTGYFPAKTFVPELLPTIRQRVAKLKDYGLNPGENDVTSAVVDNQQWSTVWQKYYHPLRVTNELTIVPEWEDYQPQQPQEKLLILDPGMAFGTGTHPTTELMLQALEKVIRGGESVLDVGTGSGVLSIAAKQLGAGDVTAYDIDSVAVRSAKKNLALNPVAADVKVGVNSLLDGIHTQVDVVVANILAEIIVPLVPQAFENLKPGGYFLTSGIIDDKADLVRKTIKDQGMIIDSETKMKDWHGIIAHKPSGDED, encoded by the coding sequence ATGGACTGGACAGCAATCACGGTCGTGACCTCAAGCGAGGCCGTCGAAGCCGTTAGCTACATTCTCACCAACGAGGGAGCGCAGGGGGTCCAAATCGATGACGCCGCCGACTTTGCCAAGCTCAAGCCGGGGCGGTATGGCGATCACGGCGAGATCATTGATCCCCAAGAAATTCCCCACCGCAAGTCCGGCGCGGCGGTCACCGGCTACTTCCCGGCTAAGACCTTTGTGCCGGAACTTTTACCGACGATTCGCCAGCGGGTGGCCAAGCTCAAGGATTACGGGCTCAATCCGGGTGAAAATGATGTTACTTCCGCAGTGGTCGATAATCAGCAGTGGTCGACGGTTTGGCAAAAGTACTACCACCCGCTGCGGGTCACCAACGAACTGACCATCGTGCCCGAGTGGGAGGACTACCAACCCCAGCAACCACAAGAAAAGCTTCTGATCCTGGATCCGGGGATGGCCTTTGGGACCGGAACTCACCCGACGACCGAACTGATGCTCCAGGCACTGGAGAAGGTCATTCGTGGTGGCGAATCTGTCTTGGACGTCGGCACCGGTTCCGGCGTCCTCAGCATTGCGGCCAAGCAACTGGGGGCCGGGGACGTGACCGCCTACGACATTGATTCGGTCGCCGTTCGCTCTGCCAAGAAGAACCTGGCGCTCAACCCGGTTGCTGCCGACGTCAAGGTGGGCGTCAACAGCCTCCTGGACGGCATTCACACCCAGGTCGATGTGGTAGTGGCTAACATTTTGGCCGAGATCATCGTGCCCCTGGTTCCCCAGGCCTTCGAAAACCTCAAGCCCGGTGGCTACTTCTTGACCTCGGGAATCATTGATGACAAGGCTGACCTGGTCCGGAAGACGATCAAGGACCAAGGGATGATTATTGACAGTGAGACGAAGATGAAGGATTGGCACGGGATCATTGCCCACAAGCCGAGCGGGGATGAAGACTGA
- a CDS encoding 16S rRNA (uracil(1498)-N(3))-methyltransferase yields MQRYFLNATADQGTLELPKEIAHHLVTVLRAQPGDQVELALADRQVYLASVVNTKPARVEIIKNLHRNSELPIHVTLLCGLPKTKEKPELIVQKATELGAEQIVFFESTRSVSHWNASKQDKKLARLQKIADGAAEQSHRNLQPTVAYCPNLTQALATYQADARVVAWEESAKQGETSALHQVLSQLTAGQSIVAIFGPEGGLTEQEIDQMTAAGVVPVGLGPRILRTETAPLYFMAAVSYASELALQRR; encoded by the coding sequence ATGCAACGCTACTTTTTAAATGCGACGGCTGACCAGGGGACCCTGGAGCTGCCCAAGGAGATTGCCCACCACCTGGTGACGGTCCTGCGCGCCCAGCCGGGAGACCAAGTTGAATTGGCACTGGCCGATCGACAGGTTTACCTGGCTAGCGTTGTGAATACTAAGCCAGCCCGGGTGGAGATTATCAAAAACCTGCACCGGAATAGTGAGCTGCCCATCCACGTCACCTTGCTGTGCGGCCTGCCTAAGACCAAGGAAAAGCCGGAGTTGATTGTGCAAAAGGCGACTGAGCTCGGGGCCGAGCAAATTGTCTTCTTTGAATCAACCCGGTCCGTCAGCCACTGGAACGCCAGCAAGCAGGACAAAAAACTTGCTCGCCTGCAAAAGATTGCCGACGGAGCGGCCGAACAGTCGCACCGCAACCTGCAGCCGACGGTGGCCTATTGTCCGAACCTGACTCAGGCACTGGCGACTTATCAGGCCGATGCGCGGGTCGTTGCCTGGGAGGAGTCGGCCAAGCAGGGTGAGACTAGTGCCCTTCACCAGGTGCTTTCCCAGCTAACGGCGGGTCAGTCGATTGTGGCAATCTTTGGGCCCGAGGGTGGTTTGACGGAGCAGGAGATCGATCAGATGACGGCGGCCGGTGTCGTTCCGGTTGGCCTGGGTCCCCGGATTCTGCGTACGGAAACGGCGCCGCTTTATTTCATGGCCGCCGTGTCCTACGCCAGTGAATTAGCACTTCAGCGACGTTAA
- a CDS encoding L-lactate dehydrogenase — protein MSKNHQKVVLVGDGAVGSSYAYAMVQQGLAEELALVDINKKHAEGDKLDLEDATVFTAPKKVYAADYDTCADADLVVITAGAAQKPGETRLELVDKNLKIMKSVVEPIVKSGFQGIFLVAANPVDILTYAVQKLSGFPKNKVISSGTSLDSSRLRIALANLFDVDPRDVMANIMAEHGDSEFAAYSSATIGGKPLLEIAKEHNVSMDQLLKIEDDVRNKAYEIINRKGATYYGVATCLMRISRAILRDENAVLPVGAPMDGQYGVNEPIYLGTPAVINANGIAKIIEVPLDEREQKAMDASASALAEVAKNGWAKLEGNN, from the coding sequence ATGTCTAAGAATCATCAAAAAGTTGTTCTCGTTGGTGACGGTGCCGTTGGTTCCAGTTACGCTTACGCTATGGTACAACAAGGCCTGGCTGAAGAATTAGCCCTTGTTGATATCAACAAGAAGCACGCTGAAGGTGACAAGCTGGACCTTGAAGATGCAACTGTCTTCACTGCTCCTAAGAAGGTTTACGCTGCCGACTACGACACCTGCGCAGATGCTGACTTGGTAGTTATCACTGCTGGTGCCGCACAAAAGCCTGGTGAAACCCGTCTAGAACTGGTTGACAAGAACCTCAAGATCATGAAGTCCGTTGTTGAACCAATCGTTAAGTCCGGCTTCCAAGGAATCTTCCTGGTTGCTGCCAACCCAGTTGACATCCTGACTTACGCTGTTCAAAAGCTTTCTGGCTTCCCAAAGAACAAGGTTATCAGCTCCGGTACTTCACTGGACTCCTCACGTCTGCGGATTGCCCTGGCCAACCTGTTCGATGTTGACCCACGCGACGTAATGGCAAACATCATGGCTGAACACGGTGATTCCGAATTTGCTGCTTACTCCAGCGCTACGATCGGTGGCAAGCCATTACTGGAAATTGCCAAGGAACACAACGTTTCCATGGACCAACTGCTGAAGATCGAAGACGACGTTCGTAACAAGGCTTACGAAATCATTAACCGGAAGGGTGCTACCTACTACGGTGTTGCTACCTGCCTGATGCGGATTTCTCGTGCCATCCTGCGGGACGAAAACGCTGTTCTGCCTGTTGGTGCCCCAATGGACGGTCAATACGGCGTCAACGAACCAATCTACCTTGGTACTCCTGCCGTTATCAACGCTAACGGGATTGCTAAGATCATCGAAGTTCCACTTGACGAACGTGAACAAAAGGCAATGGATGCTTCTGCTTCTGCACTGGCCGAAGTTGCTAAGAATGGTTGGGCAAAGCTGGAAGGCAACAACTAA